In a single window of the Tellurirhabdus bombi genome:
- a CDS encoding 4a-hydroxytetrahydrobiopterin dehydratase: MFNLLSKQENMWKEIDHKLVRQFEFADFSEAFAFMTQVAFLAEKMDHHPDWRNVYNKVTIELTTHDAGNLVTEKDHTLAAAINKLVK; the protein is encoded by the coding sequence ATTTTTAACCTTTTATCTAAGCAAGAAAATATGTGGAAGGAAATAGACCATAAGCTTGTTCGGCAATTCGAGTTCGCAGATTTCAGTGAAGCCTTCGCGTTTATGACGCAGGTTGCTTTCCTGGCCGAAAAAATGGACCATCACCCCGACTGGAGAAATGTTTACAATAAAGTGACAATTGAACTAACTACTCACGACGCCGGAAATTTGGTGACGGAAAAGGACCATACGCTCGCCGCAGCCATCAATAAATTAGTGAAATAA